TGGCGTGCTGGAAAGGAATGTCCAGGTACGGCAGCACCTTGCCCTCGGCCATCAGCGGGATGACGTCGTCCACGTGCGGATACGGATAGACGTAGTGCAGGCGGGTCCAGGCATCCAGCTCGGACAGGCCCTCGCACAGCGCCTTCATCCGGGTGGCGTATTCCCTGCCGCGCCAGGTGCCCGGTGCGTAGCGCACGTCCACGCCGTAGGCCGAGGTGTCCTGCGAGACCACCAGCAGCTCGCGCACGCCGCCCTTGACCAGGCGCTCGGCCTCGCGCAGCACCTCGTCCACCGGCCGCGACACCAGATCGCCACGCATGGAGGGGATGATGCAGAAGCTGCAACGGTGGTTGCAGCCTTCGGAAATCTTCAGGTACGCGTAGTGGTGCGGGGTGAGCTTCAACCCGTAGTCCGGGACCAGGTCCAGGAACGGGTCGTGCTTCGGCGGCAGCGCCGCGTGCACCGCTTCCATCACGCTGGTGTAGTCCTGCGGGCCGGACACGGACAGGACGTCCGGATACTGCTCGCGGATCATCTCCGACTTCTTGCCCAGGCAGCCGGTGACGATGACCTTGCCGTTCTCGTTCATCGCCTCGCCGATGGCGTCCAGCGATTCGGCCACGGCCGAGTCGATGAAGCCGCAGGTGTTGACCACCACCACGTCGGCGTCGTCGTAGGTCGGGACGATGTCGTAACCCTCCACGCGCAGCTGGGCGAGGATGCGTTCGGAATCGACCAGCGCCTTCGGGCAGCCGAGGCTGACGAAGCCGACCTTGGGGTTGTGCACGGACATGGGGAAGCTCGGGGAGACGGACGGGCGCCACCGGCGGTGCCGGGCGCGAGGCGCGCGATTATACCCGCACCCCGCTGCAGCGCTTCCTGCAGCCGTCCCGGCGGCCCGCCCCCGCCGCAGACGCGGCCGGAACGCCTGCCGGCCGCATAATGGCGCCCCCCCCCCGACCGAGGACGACGCCATGGGCCAATGGATCCAGCTTGCCACCCCACGCGGGCAGGTCGCGACCTGGCAGGCCGGCCCGCCGACCGCGCCGCGCGGGGGCCTGGTGGTGGTGCAGGAGATCTTCGGGGTCAATTCGCACATCCGCGCCGTGGCCGAGGACTTCGTGGCCGAGGGCTACGCCGTGCTCGCGCCGTCGTTCTTCGACCCGGTGCAACGCGGGGTGGAACTGGACTACGACGAGGCCGGCTTCGCCAAGGGCCGCCAGCTGGCCGGCGAACTGGGTTTCGACGCGGCCCTGCAGATACTCGATGCCGCCGCGCAGCGGCTGCAGCGCTACCTGGCCGCTTTCAAGGAGCCGCGTGGCAGCGTGGGCACGGTCGGTTACTGCTGGGGCGGCACCCTGGCCATGCTCGGTGCGCTGAAGCTGGGCCTGCCCTCGGTCAGCTACTACGGCGCGCGCAATGCCGCGTTCCTCGACGACCCGGCCCTGGTCGCTGCGCCGAAGGCGCCGGTGATGTTCCACTTCGGCGAGCAGGACGCCTCGA
This genomic interval from Pseudoxanthomonas suwonensis 11-1 contains the following:
- the rimO gene encoding 30S ribosomal protein S12 methylthiotransferase RimO, with protein sequence MSVHNPKVGFVSLGCPKALVDSERILAQLRVEGYDIVPTYDDADVVVVNTCGFIDSAVAESLDAIGEAMNENGKVIVTGCLGKKSEMIREQYPDVLSVSGPQDYTSVMEAVHAALPPKHDPFLDLVPDYGLKLTPHHYAYLKISEGCNHRCSFCIIPSMRGDLVSRPVDEVLREAERLVKGGVRELLVVSQDTSAYGVDVRYAPGTWRGREYATRMKALCEGLSELDAWTRLHYVYPYPHVDDVIPLMAEGKVLPYLDIPFQHASPRILKLMKRPGAVDKTLERIQRWRAICPGLTLRSTFIVGFPGETEQEFEELLDFLDEAQLDRVGAFAYSPVEGASANALPGAVPEEVKQERLARFMERQGEISAARLEAKVGSVQRCLVDFVDGELAIARSMADAPEIDGTVQIQDGRDAGLQPGEFVDVRIMGSDEHDLYGEVEYAETGDTSPLGLRVL
- a CDS encoding dienelactone hydrolase family protein encodes the protein MGQWIQLATPRGQVATWQAGPPTAPRGGLVVVQEIFGVNSHIRAVAEDFVAEGYAVLAPSFFDPVQRGVELDYDEAGFAKGRQLAGELGFDAALQILDAAAQRLQRYLAAFKEPRGSVGTVGYCWGGTLAMLGALKLGLPSVSYYGARNAAFLDDPALVAAPKAPVMFHFGEQDASIPPDAVEAHRRQLPTMEVHAYPAGHAFNREVDPKAYDKPSARLARERTLAFFAEHLK